The nucleotide sequence CTCAAAATTCTAATGCACCTTTGATAATAAACCAAAGTCACCATGAATGTGAAACATCATCcaataagtataatatagatACTCAAATAAATACAGGTGACTTAAACAATAGCAAGGAAATAATAAACGGTTCCACTGAAGTTGGCGAGCAAAACTATATATATGATTGCGAAGAAAAAGACAGTTCTGAAGTAATTAATTCCAATAATAAAAATGCGGCGGCACATACTGATATTGGTATGATAAGTAATAAAGACCTTTCTTTAAACATTTTCGATGCTCAAGAAAACGATATATCTTTGCCTACACTTCCTTTAGCAATGTCTGATGAAGATGATACACTGAGCGCAAATAACATCGAAAGTAGCGTAAATAATACTTCAATGGATCTAGAAACCGCTGCAATAACTATACAAAAAGTATTccgaaattttctttttaaaaacaaaagtttaagtACAGATGATGCTACAAACGTcgatattaattcattaattgaaGATAAAAATGATAAGGTAATTAATCCTTTtattcagtaggtacctactacgtGCAATATGTGAAGATCTTTTTACTTAGATacttttataagattttttttttgttgactgatATAGTTAATTGATTTCAGGATGAGAATGAAATAATAtcaagtataataaatattaataaagatcGGAGAAGTTTGGGCCTAGGTAGGATTGATACTGTTTTACAAACAGTAAATGAAGAGAAATCTTTATCCCAATCAACTGACGATTCATCGACCCTGTCTAGTGCGGCCACAATAATACAGGCACATGTGAGAGGATTTTTAACcagaaataagtttaatttaaaaaattcgtCTACTACTTCTGGAATTGATTCTGATGGATTTTCTTTAACTTCTATAGACGGAGACAATGaatatcgaaaaaataaaacagttttaaatatacACATAGTCCCCGAAAGTGGGCATTTTATAAGCAGAGATGAAAGTGTTCTCACTTCTATAGATTTGTCGTTAGATGGTAGCCCGCCGAGTTCCACCAATTTGCAACCTCTTGGTTATGAAAGGAATGAAAGACGAAAGCAATTGAGAAGAGAGGATGCAATTCAGTCGATTTCACCTCCTAGTAATAATAGCGGGAAGAGCGAGGAGATCGATTCTATAAAAGAAATACtgataaacaaagaaaataataaaaatgaaatcccATTACGAGTAGAAACGGGTAATACAATAGCAGACGCCACAGAGATTGTTTCAGCAGCCGTACATTATAATGATGTTAACGATGTTGATACTGCATTAGAAGTTAAAAGCTTGGGGCCTATCGAGAGCCcggtaaaatatataataggtgAACGACCGCAGTCTTTACCTGAAATGACTGCAGATGAAATGGATGTTATAACACCATTTACCCCTTCGGAAGAAAAGGTTTCAAGCGATTCTAATTTAATCCATTCGGGCGAATTTCACGAAGTCCTTCTACCAACAAAAGTGACTCGCGGTGATACCTCTGTCGTCCGTGGTGAGTGAAGACATCTATTATCAGGTGATAAAACTTTTATCTTCTATTAAGGCCAACGCATGACTGCTTAGAATTTTTTTGACCACGTAGTTAATGGCCTTACGTTTAGCCCCACTTTAAGTAAACTAAAAGAGTTTTTGAACATTATCCTTAGTATAAAATTGATGCGCTCTCAATCATAGACGTTTTTGAGTTTCGTAATACTATGTATTGCAgagtaaaatgaataaaatcaaatttgtCTAGCAATCTAATGTGTAACTAATCAATTGTCACTTTACTTTGTCGTCATAGCGTTTCGATATTCAAATTGTACTCTACGATTGCTAGTTTGCAAAACGTACTAAGGGTATGGTATATACGTACTAAGTTTAGTAACTTGCCaacttgtaataataaaatatacacttgtaaattaaattttaagtagtCAGATTGTAGAATATTGAGTAGGCTGTGCTGGCATAAGGCTAGTTCTTGAAATTAagaagatgaatgatgaatagtggatttaaataacttatcaaACCATCATCTAGTCGGgtcaaattaaaactttaaaaagttagtttGGTGCAAATAATATTCGAAAAGTTCCAATATAACTTTCGGGTTGGGAAGCCGATTTTACCGAGAAAAGTCGGAGAAGACCCTCAGTAAATACGATCTATTTGTAACTCAATTTTACTGTAAATTAGGTTAATTAGTAACTcgtgaaaaataattatgagaATTCGATTATCGATTATCCTGAGCGATTGCTTCCATGGGTACTTCTCATGAACTatcttaaaactatttttaaaaagttctatCAATTACTGCCAacgtgcttataaaaaaatagttttattttttatatgtattttttttaagttagttaattaataataaatatcataacGAAAAAGTTACCCTTCCATAGCTAAAACACAGCTTTTATAGCTAAAATATCCTTtatagtttactagctgttgcccgcgacttcgtctgcgtttgattttgttttttgatgtggcattaaatttagttgtagatctaaaaaaaattaaagtatgtagtatcgctaagctttaaatgaggggtttgctgctgtccgctgaggagttctgtcctctatctccaaccacagtttgggcaaaattaaacacatattataactctatagtacaaaaataattatttaaatcggttataatttgtcggagttatggtgtaaaatcgtcaaacactcctaccctctcccaaaggaaccgagcttaatgtcgggataaaaagtatcctatattacttctaacaattccaagaatatgtgtacaaagtttcatgaggcttggtttagtagtttttgcgtgaaagcgtaacaaacaaacttacattgacatttataatattagtagggatagggattgcaGACCGCCGTAGAATACATGCAACGCATTTTTCAGTTATGAAAATACCAAAACAGTGGCCACAGCTAACTTCTGGTAAGGTAACTTACCAGAAGTTAGCTGTGGCCAAGGTAACTTCTGGCGATTTGATCAGGGATCGATACTTTCTGAACGTGAAAAATGCATTGCTGGTTTGGCTCATGCGGTAGGCAAtcaacttaaaataaagaaatagaatAGTAATTGAATCTACGACTGAAATGTAAAGTTGGTTGCATTAaggagaaaattatataattcaaaCTTCTTTTTTTTGCAGAATTCAAGAACGTGctggtttattttttactttggaATAACGCTTAGCAACTACATTCAAATGTCTTAAAATTCAGACTATATtagtttttacaataattacgcTAAGCGTggtaatattaaatagttattaaatagttcaaagcGTTTTCTTACTAGGAATtgcttatatttatagtataactGTGTAATGTTTACCTACTGTGACCTaggtttgaatttaattaatataaattatttacagcagggctagcacgggcgggagataaaagttatatccgccgattatatcccctgacaagggatataatgaacgtgcccatctgctaaatcactggaacatggaataggagaggttcacccccgtttattaatacacatatgttataaagatattatttccacttgttcgccagtgctctgagagttgataaagcggtgggagaagatcaatttatatcctttccccggggatataatagtctcctgcccacgctagccgtgcagggTGCATTCGCTATATCAATAGCATTAGCTACGTGagcatgaataaagaaataaatcttAGTTTAATTTGTTCATAATTAGCTTAATGGAATCAGCATTCACAGATATTGGTGCGAGTTTTGTTATTCACGAATCTCAACTCTTAGTAAATTGCCAAATGTAAAAGAAGTGATTTGCTTAGAAAAGGGTAGCAGTATATGCATCAGCAATTAGCTTTGGTTTTAACATTTAGAACAAGAAAATTAGCACTAATGATGATTTTATATGAGatataaaacctaccttttGTTTACGGAAGAATTTGCCTTATTGAGCTCTGACGCATATCTGGTTAAGTTTTAtagaatttatataattcacAAGAGAAGTGGCGTAGAACAGCATCAGCAGTGCAGATGGCAGcagtatatatgcaaatatatatgtttatttataggcaccacctacctctcttcttgagctgtgtttaacgcttttggttgcctggaagagatcgctatgtagcgataaggcctctgtatactttttgttaaatttgttgttaaatttttatttataattttactatatgtttatgtggtgtaaaataaaagtgtattcattcattcatggtaAATTAAAGAACAAAATAGGGTGACACCCAGCAGCAGCTGGTTTTTAGAAGAAACAtgttattgcacgtataacatacaggaaaagaaacagtaagcagtatacagtaaacaatgtagacatgcaaaggcggccttattgctgcaagcaatctcttacacaGGATGGagacacagagcggcacttgTCTGACGTGTTCCTATCTTGCCATGCAACAACAACCAACActtt is from Pararge aegeria chromosome 19, ilParAegt1.1, whole genome shotgun sequence and encodes:
- the LOC120632175 gene encoding uncharacterized protein LOC120632175, with protein sequence MYDAPPGPRPPIRMYVCTLWTYGYGWIKETLSFHNVYEIKYDRNNSSSYLVFKESIPDAYQSSSSYIVIVTEYKHRPLLSTLFPQYDTRISFYRRKSKASCNPRMYTAPVPKMPPGIVELMEGLAKDVLKCNPPDVYSFCADHMKKLIEIRDGPTPKRVLTLDHKIATATTKIRERALRRRKDYDNEMQTRSEIKNDEGSETIDLSQNNSDAGQYTKDKIVIIPEKDLIGDVEHEIIVKIKENTLLSGSVKSTEMDTDLTLEAIKTHDNALLPKSAEESTKMNDVREHSETNLTENIYSSAHEKVQENELNEKKNIEIDQIDVDPLPNNEENCFEPVSDTQNSNAPLIINQSHHECETSSNKYNIDTQINTGDLNNSKEIINGSTEVGEQNYIYDCEEKDSSEVINSNNKNAAAHTDIGMISNKDLSLNIFDAQENDISLPTLPLAMSDEDDTLSANNIESSVNNTSMDLETAAITIQKVFRNFLFKNKSLSTDDATNVDINSLIEDKNDKVINPFIHIININKDRRSLGLGRIDTVLQTVNEEKSLSQSTDDSSTLSSAATIIQAHVRGFLTRNKFNLKNSSTTSGIDSDGFSLTSIDGDNEYRKNKTVLNIHIVPESGHFISRDESVLTSIDLSLDGSPPSSTNLQPLGYERNERRKQLRREDAIQSISPPSNNSGKSEEIDSIKEILINKENNKNEIPLRVETGNTIADATEIVSAAVHYNDVNDVDTALEVKSLGPIESPVKYIIGERPQSLPEMTADEMDVITPFTPSEEKVSSDSNLIHSGEFHEVLLPTKVTRGDTSVVRGE